AGAAGGACTCCGCCGAGTCACATACCAAGGAGAACGGCGATGACAAGCAGGTCGACGAGATGACGGCCATGTTCGAGGGGCTGGCCAAGAAGAAAAAGAAGAAGTCGTCATCAAAGGAGAAGCCGGCGGATGAGGATGGCGAGGGCGAGGAGAAGGCAGAAGACGACGGCGACGTCGACCTGTCAGCCCTGAAGAAGAaaaagaagaagaaggtcAAGGCGCCGGAGGGCGACGACTTCGAGAAGCAGTTGGCCGCGGCCGGCGCCGATGAGAAGGAGGACGAGACAGCAGAGAAAGAAGAGTCTGGCGAGTCTGGCGTCCAAGACGGCGACATCCACGGCGGAACTGGAATCTGGGCACACGACGAGACGAAGCAATACAACTACGAAAGCCTGCTCTCGCGCTTCTTTGTCCTCCTGCACGACTCGCATCCTGACCTTGCTTCTAGTGGAGGCAAGAGCTACAAGATCCCGCCACCACAGTGTCTTCGTGAAGGAAACAAGAAGACCATCTTTGCCAACATTGCCGACATCTGCAAGCGTATGAAGAGGACAGACGAGCACGTCACACAGTTCTTGTTCGCCGAATTGGGTACCAGCGGTTCCGTCGATGGTTCGCGGAGATTGGTCATCAAGGGACGATTCCAGCAGAAGCAGATTGAGAACGTCCTCAGGCGGTATATTGGTAAGTACAATCTTCCGGAAGTGCTGTACACGCACATGCTAACACATTCTCTCAGTCGAGTACGTCACATGCAAGACCTGCCGATCACCCGACACCGAGCTTAGCAAGGGAGAGAACCGTCTATACTTCGTTACCTGCAACTCATGTGGATCCCGACGATCCGTCACCGCCATCAAGAGCGGTTTCTCTGCACAAGTCGGCAAGAGAAAGAGAATGCAAGGTTAAGCGGGCAGCAGCACCGCATAAGAAAGTCACACGAATCATTCATCGG
This genomic window from Fulvia fulva chromosome 4, complete sequence contains:
- a CDS encoding putative eukaryotic translation initiation factor 2 subunit beta, producing MADVKPRKSVAFAEGQIVVDGEGNVTEHTNGTHDGEKDSAESHTKENGDDKQVDEMTAMFEGLAKKKKKKSSSKEKPADEDGEGEEKAEDDGDVDLSALKKKKKKKVKAPEGDDFEKQLAAAGADEKEDETAEKEESGESGVQDGDIHGGTGIWAHDETKQYNYESLLSRFFVLLHDSHPDLASSGGKSYKIPPPQCLREGNKKTIFANIADICKRMKRTDEHVTQFLFAELGTSGSVDGSRRLVIKGRFQQKQIENVLRRYIVEYVTCKTCRSPDTELSKGENRLYFVTCNSCGSRRSVTAIKSGFSAQVGKRKRMQG